The proteins below come from a single Aegilops tauschii subsp. strangulata cultivar AL8/78 chromosome 6, Aet v6.0, whole genome shotgun sequence genomic window:
- the LOC109744787 gene encoding uncharacterized protein, whose translation MKTLPSTCSQHPGRQPASRLGRTCLSLSLASPIPSGPNPRPSRPPPETSRHLTSNPPGPRAPPPDFKSSTHRRLTPEPCRTHFDRAPEWTTAEALALVTAVDDDGWARSVSAFQKWAIVTENIAISEARGSPSRRRGREAGECRQKWEALVAEYGAVPRREAQTDGRYWRMGAASRRKTGLPAEFEAEVYGIMDALIRVDEALPGGSRVDAAVEEEEENNAVEEADDDGSEEEMQVDHGNVNASDDLGQGRLR comes from the coding sequence ATGAAAACTCTGCCATCCACCTGCAGCCAGCATCCCGGCCGCCAACCTGCCTCCCGCCTCGGGCGGACCTGCCTCTCCCTGTCCCTCGCTTCCCCAATTCCTAGTGGTCCAAACCCCAGACCCTCACGCCCGCCGCCAGAAACCAGCCGCCACCTGACTTCAAATCCTCCAGGGCCCCGAGCGCCACCGCCTGACTTCAAATCCTCCACGCATCGCCGCCTGACTCCAGAGCCCTGCCGCACGCACTTCGACCGCGCGCCCGAGTGGACCACCGCCGAGGCCCTTGCGCTCGTCACCGCCGTGGACGACGACGGCTGGGCCCGCTCCGTCTCCGCCTTCCAGAAGTGGGCCATCGTCACGGAGAACATCGCCATCTCCGAGGCCAGAGGGTCACCCTCGAGGCGCAGGGGGAGGGAGGCCGGCGAGTGCAGGCAGAAGTGGGAGGCACTCGTGGCTGAGTACGGGGCTGTGCCGCGCAGGGAGGCACAGACCGATGGGAGGTACTGGCGCATGGGCGCCGCGTCCAGGAGGAAGACCGGGCTCCCTGCAGAGTTCGAGGCCGAGGTGTATGGCATCATGGACGCGCTGATCCGGGTCGATGAGGCGCTCCCTGGCGGCTCTCGGGTCGATGCTGCAgttgaagaagaggaggagaatAATGCTGTGGAAGAGGCGGATGATGACGGGAGTGAGGAGGAGATGCAGGTGGATCATGGAAATGTGAATGCTTCTGATGATTTGG